The following are encoded together in the Acetobacter vaccinii genome:
- a CDS encoding efflux RND transporter periplasmic adaptor subunit, translating to MFERARRFLQFVTTATILGIAGVVFLVLWDYYTAAPWTRNGQVRVQVADIAPRVSGQIIAVKVKDNQFVHAGDVLYDIDPFDFQVAVATATARVNEREADMTLKTTQETRRNRLTEIAASQEEKQLYQATAEVARAQYAEAMAVLSQARINLDRTHVHSTVTGYVTNLIMAPGDFATAGTPNVRVINASSYWVDGYFEETKIHAIHVGDRVRLDLMGYNAPMWGHVVSITRGIATANATPSTQGLPSVDPVYTWVRLAQRIPVRVQIDSIPPGTQLVAGMTTTVTVVGSKGKRAHDTLADIFDRLHDAFMGGRGGMGNHR from the coding sequence GTGTTTGAACGCGCGCGCCGTTTCCTGCAGTTTGTTACCACCGCCACAATCCTGGGCATTGCTGGTGTGGTCTTTCTTGTCCTGTGGGACTATTACACCGCCGCCCCCTGGACCCGTAACGGGCAGGTGCGCGTCCAGGTGGCCGACATTGCGCCCCGCGTGTCGGGCCAGATTATTGCCGTCAAGGTCAAGGACAACCAGTTCGTCCATGCGGGGGATGTGCTGTATGACATCGACCCCTTTGACTTCCAGGTTGCCGTCGCCACCGCTACCGCCAGGGTCAACGAGCGTGAAGCGGATATGACCCTGAAGACAACGCAGGAAACCCGCCGCAACCGGCTGACAGAAATTGCGGCCTCCCAAGAAGAAAAACAGCTCTATCAGGCCACAGCCGAAGTCGCCCGCGCCCAGTATGCCGAGGCCATGGCCGTGCTGTCGCAAGCCCGCATCAACCTGGACCGTACCCATGTCCACAGCACCGTGACAGGCTATGTCACCAACCTGATCATGGCACCGGGCGACTTTGCTACGGCGGGCACCCCCAATGTGCGCGTTATCAATGCCTCCTCCTACTGGGTGGATGGGTATTTTGAGGAAACCAAAATCCACGCCATCCATGTGGGTGACAGGGTCAGGCTGGACCTAATGGGCTACAACGCCCCCATGTGGGGCCATGTTGTCAGCATTACCCGCGGGATAGCCACCGCCAACGCAACACCATCAACCCAAGGGCTGCCATCGGTCGACCCGGTCTATACCTGGGTCCGGCTGGCGCAGCGTATTCCCGTTCGGGTGCAGATCGACAGTATTCCCCCCGGCACCCAGTTGGTAGCAGGCATGACAACGACCGTGACCGTTGTAGGCAGCAAGGGCAAACGGGCGCATGACACGCTGGCTGATATTTTTGACCGCCTGCACGATGCCTTCATGGGGGGGCGTGGCGGCATGGGCAACCACCGTTGA
- a CDS encoding DUF1656 domain-containing protein codes for MRAVLDIDGLLVSSFVIHAGLAIVTLLALNPLLAKVRARRVIWNLPLAEFGMLVCLIGFYTLLF; via the coding sequence ATGCGCGCTGTACTGGACATTGATGGACTGCTTGTTTCGTCCTTTGTCATCCATGCGGGGCTGGCCATTGTCACGCTGCTGGCCCTGAACCCGCTTTTGGCCAAAGTACGCGCCCGCCGCGTGATCTGGAACCTGCCCTTGGCCGAATTTGGCATGCTTGTCTGCCTTATCGGCTTTTACACTCTCCTGTTCTAA